A genomic window from Lycium barbarum isolate Lr01 chromosome 4, ASM1917538v2, whole genome shotgun sequence includes:
- the LOC132635428 gene encoding protein CYCLOPS-like isoform X2: MEMEGRGYSDFCRNTSEELFIRTMMENSVGVPVPTMEMLGFRNISHSLRTDSEELFKSWLTSAENNGSDSTPMAHRARQESRRISSELAGLSSQQNGGIQKRKVADTLQPQNTCIAKESSSNLNQHLTRNVTDREMQASNLFLAKTWFHSSQPMTRSRSSELRRRYAAMQNSQSSLAREALHNIPGNSVNNFNEEVADPIGYTDMSMCEINNQPNTFVSPSNSSSSTFETQQVDGADNISSVVSMLKGTLERKKLTNYHTAREAIEENMLGYYGNQEVFCNSSINHISENQGTYQDASVVQVRDTGILQTVQGSFNDVLEGIMAPSNPIQMAVVSQEHSRSESSVAAPIISTSFDICDGLSNASQALNVYEGSRNQVGYTRSSENGSTARDIRERIYDNVKDNQKKEGLVRNGSLTSVQSAENGDPKKKRRVERSRKMAEAKERNLTPAMPSDMQSLMKRCENLEKEVRSLKLNLAFMNRKDSEQTTQIEELQKQNEDLIKEKERLLGEIERIISESGRF; the protein is encoded by the exons ATGGAAATGGAGGGAAGAGGATATTCAGATTTTTGTAGAAACACGAGCGAAGAATTGTTCATAAGAACTATGATGGAGAACTCAGTAGGAGTGCCTGTTCCTACAATGGAGATGTTGGGTTTTAGAAACATCTCCCATTCCCTTCGAACCGACAGTGAAGAACTCTTCAAAAGCTGGCTCACAAGTGCAGAG AATAATGGCAGTGATTCTACACCGATGGCTCATCGTGCTAGACAAGAATCACGAAG GATCTCCAGTGAACTTGCGGGTCTATCTAGTCAGCAGAATGGGGGAATTCAGAAAAGAAAAGTGGCTGACACTCTACAGCCACAAAATACATGTATAGCCAAAGAATCGTCTAGCAACCTTAACCAACATTTAACCAG GAACGTGACAGATAGGGAAATGCAAGCAAGTAATCTGTTTTTAGCTAAG ACCTGGTTCCATAGTTCTCAGCCCATGACGAGAAGTCGCTCCTCTGAGTTAAG GAGGAGGTATGCAGCTATGCAGAACTCACAGTCTTCACTAGCTCGTGAAGCCTTGCATAATATACCTGGAAATTCTGTTAATAACTTTAACGAGGAAGTTGCAGATCCAATTGGGTACACTGACATGTCGATGTGTGAAATTAACAACCAACCCAATACTTTTGTATCTCCATCCAACTCATCTTCATCAACTTTTGAAACTCAGCAAGTGGATGGTGCAGATAATATTTCCTCTGTTGTAAGCATGCTGAAGGGTACCTTAGAACGGAAGAAATTAACAAACTATCATACTGCTAGGGAAGCCATTGAGGAAAATATGCTGGGGTATTATGGTAATCAAGAAGTCTTTTGTAACTCCAGCATTAATCATATCTCTGAAAATCAAGGGACATATCAGGATGCATCCGTTGTTCAAGTCAGAGATACGGGGATTCTACAAACAGTGCAGGGGTCATTTAATGACGTCTTAGAAGGTATTATGGCTCCCTCAAACCCAATCCAGATGGCCGTGGTATCACAGGAACATTCTCGAAGTGAATCTTCTGTTGCTGCACCAATAATTTCAACCAGTTTTGATATATGTGATGGTCTGAGCAATGCAAGTCAAGCTTTAAATGTGTACGAGGGCTCTAGAAATCAAGTTGGATATACAAGGAGCTCAGAAAATGGTTCAACTGCTAGAG ATATTAGAGAACGAATATATGATAACGTGAAGGACAACCAAAAG AAAGAAGGTTTAGTTCGAAATGGATCTTTGACATCAGTTCAATCAG CGGAAAATGGAGATCCTAAAAAGAAGCGAAGGGTGGAGCGGTCTCGGAA AATGGCAGAAGCCAAAGAGAGAAATTTAACACCAGCAATGCCTTCAGATATGCAATCTCTTATGAAGCGCTGTGAGAATCTGGAGAAGGAAGTCCGATCACTTAAACTTAATTTGGCGTTTATGAATAG AAAGGATTCTGAACAGACTACGCAAATTGAAGAGCTGCAGAAGCAGAATGAGGACTTGATTAAGGAGAAAGAGCGCCTACTTGGAGAAATCGAGAGGATCATTTCAGAATCTGGAAGGTTTTAA
- the LOC132635427 gene encoding uncharacterized protein LOC132635427 isoform X2, with protein sequence MDLAENPEEVKEKRKDEIRGSTRVRRLLAILLSLCAVFSLSFSLLYFAVFLGNLSISSPISLPSQCKIVSSSVDLRSSKVCELGLLNYKAKHVLYPSERKKFRCHYDYYWASVFKVEYMDHSGQARLALAEAPNEALPSDCRPNFSGAWLTKDKFEVHEDIKILVC encoded by the exons ATGGATTTGGCTGAAAATCCGGAAGAGGTAAAAGAGAAGAGAAAGGATGAAATTCGCGGGTCGACCCGGGTTCGCAGATTATTGGCGATTCTTCTCTCTTTATGTGCCGTGTTTTCGCTATCATTTTCGTTGCTTTATTTTGCTGTGTTTCTTGGAAACCTATCGATTTCCAGTCCAATATCTCTTCCTTCTCAATGCAAGATTGTCTCTAGCA GTGTGGATCTTAGGTCATCTAAAGTCTGTGAACTGGGGTTGTTGAATTATAAGGCAAAGCATGTTCTTTATCCTTCTGAAAGAAAAAAGTTCCGATGCCATTATGATTACTATTGGGCTTCTGTATTTAAG GTCGAATACATGGATCATTCAGGTCAGGCACGACTTGCACTGGCAGAGGCACCTAATGAGGCCCTTCCATCTGATTGTAGACCAAACTTTTCTGGTGCATGGTTGACAAAGGATAAATTTGAG GTTCATGAGGATATTAAAATCTTGGTATGTTAG
- the LOC132635427 gene encoding uncharacterized protein LOC132635427 isoform X1, producing MDLAENPEEVKEKRKDEIRGSTRVRRLLAILLSLCAVFSLSFSLLYFAVFLGNLSISSPISLPSQCKIVSSSVDLRSSKVCELGLLNYKAKHVLYPSERKKFRCHYDYYWASVFKVEYMDHSGQARLALAEAPNEALPSDCRPNFSGAWLTKDKFEVNKTYECWYTLGISKVHIYKDGFFDCQAKDPSTIEMFIRYLILFMRILKSWYVSGISYWHWKWEAVAGVIAGFCTSIVSIIFFGMLRKLFSCICQLSVARRLTLPLNKVRLKRVCFLLAYVSFTSWLAVQYLRRIGLPEIAVHYSM from the exons ATGGATTTGGCTGAAAATCCGGAAGAGGTAAAAGAGAAGAGAAAGGATGAAATTCGCGGGTCGACCCGGGTTCGCAGATTATTGGCGATTCTTCTCTCTTTATGTGCCGTGTTTTCGCTATCATTTTCGTTGCTTTATTTTGCTGTGTTTCTTGGAAACCTATCGATTTCCAGTCCAATATCTCTTCCTTCTCAATGCAAGATTGTCTCTAGCA GTGTGGATCTTAGGTCATCTAAAGTCTGTGAACTGGGGTTGTTGAATTATAAGGCAAAGCATGTTCTTTATCCTTCTGAAAGAAAAAAGTTCCGATGCCATTATGATTACTATTGGGCTTCTGTATTTAAG GTCGAATACATGGATCATTCAGGTCAGGCACGACTTGCACTGGCAGAGGCACCTAATGAGGCCCTTCCATCTGATTGTAGACCAAACTTTTCTGGTGCATGGTTGACAAAGGATAAATTTGAG GTAAACAAGACTTATGAGTGTTGGTATACATTGGGAATATCTAAAGTGCACATATATAAAGATGGCTTTTTTGATTGCCAAGCAAAAGATCCATCAACTATTGAGATGTTTATTCGATATTTAATCTT GTTCATGAGGATATTAAAATCTTGGTATGTTAGTGGGATTTCATACTGGCACTGGAAATGGGAAGCTGTAGCCGGAGTTATTGCTGGTTTCTGTACTTCCATCgtatcaataattttttttggaaTGTTACGAAAGTTGTTTTCTTGCATCTGTCAACTTTCCGTGGCGAGAAGGCTTACTCTGCCTCTCAATAAAGTCCGTTTAAAGAGAGTTTGTTTCCTGCTAGCTTATGTGTCATTTACTAGTTGGTTGGCCGTTCAATATCTCAGACGGATTGGCCTCCCTGAAATTGCAGTTCACTATAGCATGTAG
- the LOC132635428 gene encoding protein CYCLOPS-like isoform X1, translating to MEMEGRGYSDFCRNTSEELFIRTMMENSVGVPVPTMEMLGFRNISHSLRTDSEELFKSWLTSAENNGSDSTPMAHRARQESRRISSELAGLSSQQNGGIQKRKVADTLQPQNTCIAKESSSNLNQHLTRNVTDREMQASNLFLAKTWFHSSQPMTRSRSSELRRRYAAMQNSQSSLAREALHNIPGNSVNNFNEEVADPIGYTDMSMCEINNQPNTFVSPSNSSSSTFETQQVDGADNISSVVSMLKGTLERKKLTNYHTAREAIEENMLGYYGNQEVFCNSSINHISENQGTYQDASVVQVRDTGILQTVQGSFNDVLEGIMAPSNPIQMAVVSQEHSRSESSVAAPIISTSFDICDGLSNASQALNVYEGSRNQVGYTRSSENGSTARDIRERIYDNVKDNQKTSQKEGLVRNGSLTSVQSAENGDPKKKRRVERSRKMAEAKERNLTPAMPSDMQSLMKRCENLEKEVRSLKLNLAFMNRKDSEQTTQIEELQKQNEDLIKEKERLLGEIERIISESGRF from the exons ATGGAAATGGAGGGAAGAGGATATTCAGATTTTTGTAGAAACACGAGCGAAGAATTGTTCATAAGAACTATGATGGAGAACTCAGTAGGAGTGCCTGTTCCTACAATGGAGATGTTGGGTTTTAGAAACATCTCCCATTCCCTTCGAACCGACAGTGAAGAACTCTTCAAAAGCTGGCTCACAAGTGCAGAG AATAATGGCAGTGATTCTACACCGATGGCTCATCGTGCTAGACAAGAATCACGAAG GATCTCCAGTGAACTTGCGGGTCTATCTAGTCAGCAGAATGGGGGAATTCAGAAAAGAAAAGTGGCTGACACTCTACAGCCACAAAATACATGTATAGCCAAAGAATCGTCTAGCAACCTTAACCAACATTTAACCAG GAACGTGACAGATAGGGAAATGCAAGCAAGTAATCTGTTTTTAGCTAAG ACCTGGTTCCATAGTTCTCAGCCCATGACGAGAAGTCGCTCCTCTGAGTTAAG GAGGAGGTATGCAGCTATGCAGAACTCACAGTCTTCACTAGCTCGTGAAGCCTTGCATAATATACCTGGAAATTCTGTTAATAACTTTAACGAGGAAGTTGCAGATCCAATTGGGTACACTGACATGTCGATGTGTGAAATTAACAACCAACCCAATACTTTTGTATCTCCATCCAACTCATCTTCATCAACTTTTGAAACTCAGCAAGTGGATGGTGCAGATAATATTTCCTCTGTTGTAAGCATGCTGAAGGGTACCTTAGAACGGAAGAAATTAACAAACTATCATACTGCTAGGGAAGCCATTGAGGAAAATATGCTGGGGTATTATGGTAATCAAGAAGTCTTTTGTAACTCCAGCATTAATCATATCTCTGAAAATCAAGGGACATATCAGGATGCATCCGTTGTTCAAGTCAGAGATACGGGGATTCTACAAACAGTGCAGGGGTCATTTAATGACGTCTTAGAAGGTATTATGGCTCCCTCAAACCCAATCCAGATGGCCGTGGTATCACAGGAACATTCTCGAAGTGAATCTTCTGTTGCTGCACCAATAATTTCAACCAGTTTTGATATATGTGATGGTCTGAGCAATGCAAGTCAAGCTTTAAATGTGTACGAGGGCTCTAGAAATCAAGTTGGATATACAAGGAGCTCAGAAAATGGTTCAACTGCTAGAG ATATTAGAGAACGAATATATGATAACGTGAAGGACAACCAAAAG ACATCGCAGAAAGAAGGTTTAGTTCGAAATGGATCTTTGACATCAGTTCAATCAG CGGAAAATGGAGATCCTAAAAAGAAGCGAAGGGTGGAGCGGTCTCGGAA AATGGCAGAAGCCAAAGAGAGAAATTTAACACCAGCAATGCCTTCAGATATGCAATCTCTTATGAAGCGCTGTGAGAATCTGGAGAAGGAAGTCCGATCACTTAAACTTAATTTGGCGTTTATGAATAG AAAGGATTCTGAACAGACTACGCAAATTGAAGAGCTGCAGAAGCAGAATGAGGACTTGATTAAGGAGAAAGAGCGCCTACTTGGAGAAATCGAGAGGATCATTTCAGAATCTGGAAGGTTTTAA